Proteins co-encoded in one Papaver somniferum cultivar HN1 chromosome 5, ASM357369v1, whole genome shotgun sequence genomic window:
- the LOC113277895 gene encoding PLASMODESMATA CALLOSE-BINDING PROTEIN 1-like, which translates to MARKVRWRQVVEVMVMIIAMVLIMVEGAGTPTWCVARSNASEQQLQAALDYACWAGADCTPIQPNGLCYLPNNLLAHASYAFNSFFQKRSSAPGACEFAGSATISMTDPSYGSCVYPSSSSTARGGVGGIGGGTGGGVGGTGGGVGGGGVGGTGGGVGGTGGGGVGGTGGGVGGTGGGFGGGGGTVTPGTGTPIINPNEPPMTPSTPIYGGGIGGFTPGLGPTTAGTTYGSDSTLLRPSVSTLIMVSLIVVLVYSLLLKPY; encoded by the exons ATGGCAAGAAAAGTGAGATGGAGACaagtggtggaggtgatggtaatGATAATAGCTATGGTTCTGATCATGGTTGAAGGAGCTGGAACTCCAACTTGGTGTGTTGCAAGAAGTAATGCAAGTGAACAACAGTTACAAGCAGCTTTAGATTATGCATGTTGGGCTGGTGCAGATTGTACACCAATTCAACCAAATGGTCTTTGTTATTTACCTAATAATCTACTTGCTCATGCTTCTTATGCTTTCAATAGCTTCTTTCAAAAGAGATCTTCTGCTCCTGGTGCTTGTGAATTTGCTGGTTCTGCTACCATTTCCATGACTGATCCAA GTTATGGATCTTGTGTGTACCCATCATCTTCAAG TACCGCACGAGGTGGTGTTGGAGGCATCGGAGGTGGTACAGGTGGGGGTGTTGGTGGCACAGGCGggggtgttggtggtggtggtgttggaggCACCGGTGGAGgtgttggtggtactggcggtgGTGGTGTTGGAGGCACAGGTGGAGGTGTTGGGGGTACAGGTGGAGGTTTTGGGGGAGGTGGTGGAACAGTTACACCGGGGACAGGAACACCAATAATAAATCCCAATGAGCCACCGATGACTccatcaacaccaatttatggaGGTGGAATTGGAGGTTTCACACCAGGATTAGGTCCTACAACGGCAGGGACAACATATGGATCTGATTCAACATTGCTTAGGCCTTCAGTTTCTACACTAATCATGGTTTCTTTAATTGTAGTACTAGTGTATTCGCTCCTGCTTAAACCATATTAA
- the LOC113279725 gene encoding uncharacterized protein LOC113279725, protein MNPTLSEEYFVMSFLSGLKDEIGKSISMFHPKTLADAFSLARLQEQKLTLAATATKSFSKSFQTSFTNNRQSSYTNFPPKPILTSPKSAPITPRSSFNIPNKIQSPTPTIKRLTPEKMNRRRAQGLYYNCDEVYKTDHFCKSKQKIFMLQMDTNDLPDTEEEEEVFEETTESPVHSDVEISVHALTGTATGDTIRIPGFLLNKKVSVLIDTGSTTSFIDSALESSLQCHIEPTEPMLVTVANGEKTVSTGICPQLTWSMRGHQFVESLRILPLGGCDIVLGEDWLRTLGDVLFNFSKLSISFKYKGKKITLQGISPKYSLLMMSGEAVRKFLTNNFHGLVGHLFSISLPSVQPSTPPELLPLLQEFQDIFAEPTKLPPQRSLDHTIPLQPNSTHVNQRAYKFPYIQKGVVEQLVKEMIDSGIIQPSHSPFASPFLLVKKKDNIWRFCVDYRKLNNITIKDKFPIPLIEELLDELNGAIIFTRIDLRVGYHQIRVHISDIFKTAFRTHQGHYEFKVMPFGLINAPATFQDLMNEIFQPALRKFILVFFDDILIYSKSMAEHLEHLKFTFSLLIQHQLYAKLSKCCFGQTSLEYLGHIISGEGVCADPNKITCMQSWPQPKTIKELRGFLGLTGYYRKFFKDYGAISKPLTDLLKKNSFLWSSSATHAFEKLKLEMTSTPILALPDFTKPFVVESDASDMCI, encoded by the coding sequence ATGAATCCAACACTTAGTGAAGAATACTTTGTAATGAGTTTCCTCAGTGGCCTGAAAGATGAAATAGGCAAATCCATTTCTATGTTTCATCCTAAAACTCTAGCAGATGCCTTCTCCCTTGCAAGATTACAAGAGCAGAAACTTACTCTTGCAGCAACTGCTACTAAATCAttttcaaaatcatttcaaaCTTCCTTCACCAATAATAGACAATCTTCTTATACCAATTTTCCTCCTAAACCAATTTTAACTTCTCCCAAATCCGCTCCCATCACTCCTAGGTCCTCTTTCAATATTCCCAACAAAATTCAGTCCCCAACACCTACTATTAAGAGACTTACTCCTGAAAAAATGAATAGAAGGAGAGCTCAAGGTTTGTATTATAATTGTGATGAGGTATACAAGACAGACCACTTTTGTAAGAGCAAACAGAAGATCTTCATGCTGCAAATGGATACTAATGACTTACCAGATACTGAGGAAGAGGAGGAAGTGTTTGAAGAGACAACTGAATCACCAGTTCACTCGGATGTGGAAATTTCAGTACATGCTCTCACAGGAACTGCAACAGGTGACACAATTAGAATTCCTGGTTTTCTACTTAACAAGAAAGTATCCGTTCTGATTGATACAGGAAGCACTACCAGCTTTATTGACAGTGCTCTAGAAAGCTCACTCCAGTGCCACATTGAACCTACTGAGCCAATGCTAGTCACAGTTGCTAATGGAGAAAAGACTGTAAGCACTGGTATTTGCCCTCAGCTGACTTGGAGCATGCGAGGTCACCAGTTTGTGGAAAGTTTGAGGATCTTGCCACTGGGAGGATGTGACATTGTACTTGGAGAAGATTGGTTGAGAACCTTAGGTGATGTCCTTTTTAACTTCTCTAAATTATCTATCTCTTTTAAATACAAGGGTAAAAAGATTACACTACAGGGCATCTCTCCTAAGTATTCCTTATTAATGATGAGTGGTGAGGCAGTCAGGAAATTTCTTACAAACAACTTCCATGGGTTAGTGGGTCATCTATTTTCCATTTCTCTACCCTCAGTCCAACCCTCAACACCTCCTGAGTTACTTCCATTACTTCAAGAATTTCAGGACATCTTTGCAGAACCAACTAAACTTCCCCCTCAAAGAAGTTTAGATCACACCATTCCTCTCCAACCAAACTCAACTCATGTGAACCAGAGAGCCTACAAGTTCCCTTATATCCAAAAAGGAGTTGTTGAACAGCTTGTTAAAGAAATGATTGACTCTGGAATCATCCAACCTAGCCACAGTCCTTTTGCTTCaccttttcttttggtcaagaagaaagacaacatatgGAGGTTTTGTGTCGATTATAGAAAGTTAAACAACATCACCATAAAGGATAAATTTCCAATACCACTTATTGAGGAATTATTGGATGAGTTAAATGGTGCTATTATCTTTACAAGAATTGACTTGAGAGTTGGTTACCACCAAATTAGAGTACACATTTCAGACATTTTCAAAACAGCTTTCAGAACACATCAAGGACATTATGAGTTCAAAGTGATGCCATTTGGTCTCATTAATGCTCCAGCTACATTTCAAGACTTGATGAATGAGATATTTCAACCAGCCTTGAGGAAGTTTATTCTAGTATTCTTTGATGATATCTTAATCTACAGCAAGTCCATGGCTGAGCATCTGGAACATCTGAAATTTACATTCTCCTTACTCATACAACATCAACTTTATGCTAAGTTATCCAAATGTTGTTTTGGTCAAACTTCACTGGAATACTTAGGCCATATCATTTCAGGTGAAGGGGTTTGTGCTGATCCAAACAAGATAACATGTATGCAATCTTGGCCACAACCAAAAACTATTAAGGAGTTGAGGGGTTTCCTTGGCCTTACAGGATACTATAGGAAGTTTTTTAAAGACTATGGAGCCATCAGTAAACCACTTACTGATTTGCTTAAGAAGAACTCATTCCTTTGGTCTTCATCTGCCACACATGCTTTTGAGAAGCTCAAGTTAGAAATGACCAGCACACCCATATTAGCTTTACCTGATTTCACTAAACCATTTGTGGTTGAGAGTGATGCAAGTGACATGTGCATTTGA